TTGCGATCTAAAGCAATTGAGATATCCACAGCGTGTGCAGGTCTACCTCTTGCACTTGTAACAGTTGCAAAggcattaaaaaataagtgtttcttcGAATGGGAGGATGCCCTACGACAGCTGCGGAGGCCCTCTCCTCGAAACCAGAAAAGAATGCAAGAAGTTATATATTCAGCAATAAAGTTGAGTTACAGTCATCTGGAAAGTCCAGAGCTCCAatcattctttttgttttgtgctCAAAATCTAGCCTTTTCTACCATTCATTATCAAgacttgttaaaaaaatgttttgggcTGCGCTTATTTCATGGCATTAGTACATTGGAAGAAGCAAGAAACAGAACATATACTTTGGTTCGTAGCCTAAAAGACTCTGGCTTATTGTTAGATGCTCTTGATAGTAGTCAGTGTTTTCGCATGCATGATCTTACTTGTGACGTCGCCCTCTTGATTGCATATGAGACTCAAAATGTGTTATCGATGAGGGACGAGGGTCTAGTAGAATGGCCAGATGAGGACGATATGAAAATGTGCACAACAATCATTGTTTTAAATAGGGATATTCATGAACTTCCTGACAGGTTGGAATGTCCAGAACTAAGATGCTTAAATGTGCATGCCAAAGATCGAGAGgtttcttttaaaatttcagACACATTTTTTGAAGGGATGAGAGAACTAAAAGTTTTAGATTTGACTTATATGCGACTTTCATCACTTCCTTCCTCACTTAAGCTACTCACTAGCTTGCAAACATTGTGTCTGGATCAATGTGTGTTGGGAGACATAGCTATGAttggagagatgaaaaatttagaaattctTAGTCTTATTCACtctgaatttaaacaattgccAAGGGAAATTGGGTTTTTGACTCATCTACGGATGTTGGATTTGAGCAATTGTAAACTTCAAGTGATTCCAGCCAACGTCCTCTCACGCTTGATACTATTGGAAGAACTATATGTCGGCAACAGCTTCATTCAATGGGAGGTTGGACTCAACAATGAAAGTGCTAGCCTTGCAGAGCTAAAGCATCTATCACGATTAAGCACTTTAGAAGTACAAATTCCAGATGTCAACATGATGCCAAAAGATTTGTTATTTGAGAAGTTtaaaagatacaaaatatttataggagatgtGTGGGATTGGTCTGACAAACATGAAGACTCAAGAATACTAAAGCTCAAGCTGAATACATGCTTTCAATTGGAGAGAAGGATTGAAATGTTGTTTAATGGAATAGAAGACCTGTGTTTGGATGAGTTAAATGGTGTAAAGAGTATTGTATATGAATTGGATATGAAAGGCTTCCAACAACTAAAGCATCTCCATGTCCAAAACAATGCTGAGATTAAATATATCATCCACTCAAGGGGGTTGGTTATTGATGATGTTGTATTTCCTGCCTTAAAGATATTTTCTCTCTGAAGTTGAATCCGGcctataaaaaatttggaattgggtgtttttttttgcAATGAAGCCACGTACGCTCTCTAGGGAGGAAGAGGCAGAGTTGGCCCGGAGCAACAAGAAGGTAAAAGATAGACATCATGCTGAGTTTAACGAAGGGCCACGGGAGAGGTCTCCACCTCCGCTTGTCCAAAGCTCCGAACCTGTTGACAGAGCCTCATTCAAGGAGAAACTCGTGGGTGAAATGCCAGGGGCTTATGCGAgagcttttgattttgatagtTTTATGGAGGAAGATGAAGGGTCTGACGGTGAAGGTGGGGAGGAAAATGATCCGATTCCGGACGGCTGGGTCAAGTACAAGCTGTCCAAAGATACTAAAAGGCGTATTAGAGGACCATGGTCTAAATCCATTATTGTCAAACTTGTTGGTAGAACGAACAGCCTGCTTTACATGAGGACCAAACTGAACCAAATGTGGAGGCCGACGAGTAGGATGGACTGTGTGGATCTTGGCATTGGGTTTTTCCTGGTAAGATTTTATTCAAAGGAGGATCTTGATAATGTGTTGGTGAAGGGTCCATGGTTTATGGGTGACCAGTTCCTTTCCATAAGGCCTTGGGAACCTTTCTTTAAGCCTTCTACGGCTAATGTATCTCTGATTGCGGTTTGGATCCGTCTTTATGAGCTTCCTATTGAACTTTATGAAGCAGAGGTGTTAAAGGAGTTAGGAGAAACCATTGGTAAGGTCTTAAGGATTGACTCCCATACAGCCATGGAGGCTCGCGGTAGATACGCCAGAATTTGCATTCAGATTGACATCAACCAACCGCTAGTGAATACCATTCTTATTGGGCGTTTTGAGCAACTGGTGAGCTACGAGGGCATTCAAACCCTTTGCTTCTCCTGTGGAAGGCTTGGGCATACCGTGATGGCTTGCCCATATACCATTCGTAAGGGTAAGGAGCAAGAGGCGCCGGTTGAGGAGGCTCTGCCTAACAGGGGTGCAATGCCTCAAGAGA
This genomic stretch from Quercus lobata isolate SW786 chromosome 3, ValleyOak3.0 Primary Assembly, whole genome shotgun sequence harbors:
- the LOC115979769 gene encoding disease resistance protein At4g27190-like is translated as MEIQVISAAAKICEYTGKPVGQWLCYSFHYGTNIENMKNRVMELKAARDRVQHRVIEAVNNIEEIEADVNMWLTKVDDILGKAEEVLDEEEKAKMCYPKMACPNLKLRHKHSKMAKKIVKEIGELKNCRFDKVSYRPASKGSVTTTNMDYITFESRRSTVEELVGALVDANINMIGVWGMPGVGKSTLIREVAMKVKEKKLFDEVAIATVTHKPDLLRIQGEIADRLDLKLDKETLSGRADLLRERLAKENTKILVILDDIWEKLDLNEIGIPCDECKIVVTSRNRDILSSEMGAQKDFGLEVLPKEEAWCLFEKLSGDSLKESNLRSKAIEISTACAGLPLALVTVAKALKNKCFFEWEDALRQLRRPSPRNQKRMQEVIYSAIKLSYSHLESPELQSFFLFCAQNLAFSTIHYQDLLKKCFGLRLFHGISTLEEARNRTYTLVRSLKDSGLLLDALDSSQCFRMHDLTCDVALLIAYETQNVLSMRDEGLVEWPDEDDMKMCTTIIVLNRDIHELPDRLECPELRCLNVHAKDREVSFKISDTFFEGMRELKVLDLTYMRLSSLPSSLKLLTSLQTLCLDQCVLGDIAMIGEMKNLEILSLIHSEFKQLPREIGFLTHLRMLDLSNCKLQVIPANVLSRLILLEELYVGNSFIQWEVGLNNESASLAELKHLSRLSTLEVQIPDVNMMPKDLLFEKFKRYKIFIGDVWDWSDKHEDSRILKLKLNTCFQLERRIEMLFNGIEDLCLDELNGVKSIVYELDMKGFQQLKHLHVQNNAEIKYIIHSRGLVIDDVVFPALKIFSL